One window of Rubrivirga sp. SAORIC476 genomic DNA carries:
- a CDS encoding TonB-dependent receptor, whose translation MTSRFSLLSRLTTLALVSLAFLATAASASAQTGKLSGRVVDQDGQPLISASVLVVGTTYGAATDLDGVYNILRIPPGTVSVRVSSIGYQTQLIEGVQMASNTTTTLNVTLVDETVRGEEVVVTADQPIVDVTQTSTLATIGRDEIAALPVQELGDVVNLQAGVVDGHFRGGRIGEVQFQVDGVSVNNPYDNTSTLTLDRSVLQEVQVISGTFDAEYGQALSGVVNAVLRSGDPSRYEASFEIFGGDFISPGNDSTQVRTFIGGRDSVATVAQIPYISDVDPMSRLNLQASLSGPVPVVPNTTFLFNGQRFRSESELAGVRTFVPTDSSNFESNVFLPTGDGAVVPLGFSERWSYLAKVQNTSIRNVRMDYQVIGSVRDGQNANYAYRFNPDGQRQQHEVSYVHGFGLQHTLSNNVFYELNLRQNVFNFADYRFESLGTLPETGTRFALPDDSPYAAAGRPIGSQNFGNGAIIQGNDLGRFVQRTNALVAKGAMTAQVTNVHLIKGGFEVQRSDVEFGTPGSVRALVIDGVQRLGVLRDTLGAQVIDFQPVQGAAFVQDRIEWGDLRVRAGLRMEFFDANATVPSDLQNPANSIDGAPESVPVDTTPKVVFAPRLGVSFPFLDRASLFFSYGHFYQLPGLGTFFNNADYSVLRDLQQGNEGSQGILGNPDLDPEFTAQYEFGFKSQVTRDLGLDVSLFYKDIRSLLGVEFIQTYTAAQYARWTNVDFGNVRGFTVSVNQRNLGPLSTTLDYSFQIATGNTSDPRETFNRVQGGDDALPRVAPFNWDQRHTLNATAILSQPNSYNVTGILRMGSGQPYTPSLGTGFGANLEPNSGRKDLSVTVDLRAEKVLSIGPGGGSAFLRVFNVFDSYYQNGFVYADTGSPYYTLNPETQLNPNPGRFAAPRRIEIGLSVNLARPTRR comes from the coding sequence ATGACCTCTCGGTTCTCCCTGCTCTCCCGTCTCACGACGCTGGCGCTCGTCTCCCTCGCCTTCCTGGCGACGGCCGCGAGCGCGAGCGCCCAGACCGGCAAGCTCTCCGGCCGCGTGGTCGACCAGGACGGCCAGCCGCTCATCTCCGCCTCCGTCCTGGTCGTCGGCACCACGTACGGCGCCGCGACCGACCTCGACGGCGTCTACAACATCCTCCGCATCCCGCCGGGGACCGTCTCGGTGCGCGTCAGCAGCATCGGCTACCAGACGCAGCTCATCGAGGGCGTCCAGATGGCGTCCAACACCACCACCACGCTCAACGTGACGCTGGTGGACGAGACCGTGCGCGGCGAGGAGGTGGTGGTCACCGCCGACCAGCCCATCGTGGACGTCACCCAGACGAGCACGCTGGCCACCATCGGCCGCGACGAGATCGCGGCGCTGCCCGTCCAGGAACTCGGCGACGTGGTCAACCTGCAGGCGGGCGTCGTCGACGGCCACTTTCGCGGCGGACGCATCGGTGAGGTCCAGTTCCAAGTGGACGGCGTCTCGGTCAACAACCCCTACGACAACACGTCCACGCTGACGCTCGACCGGAGCGTGCTCCAGGAGGTGCAGGTCATCTCGGGCACGTTCGACGCCGAGTACGGGCAGGCGCTCTCGGGCGTCGTCAACGCCGTCCTCCGCAGCGGCGACCCGAGCCGCTACGAGGCCTCGTTCGAGATCTTCGGGGGCGACTTCATCAGCCCCGGCAACGACTCGACGCAGGTCCGCACGTTCATCGGCGGACGCGACTCAGTGGCGACGGTCGCCCAGATCCCCTACATCAGCGACGTCGATCCGATGTCGCGGCTGAACCTGCAGGCGAGCCTGAGCGGCCCGGTCCCGGTCGTGCCCAACACGACGTTCCTGTTCAACGGCCAGCGCTTCCGCAGCGAGTCCGAACTGGCGGGCGTCCGCACGTTCGTGCCGACCGACTCCAGCAACTTCGAGAGCAACGTCTTCCTCCCGACCGGAGACGGCGCGGTGGTCCCGCTGGGCTTCAGCGAGCGGTGGTCGTACCTGGCGAAGGTCCAGAACACGTCGATTCGCAACGTGCGGATGGACTACCAGGTCATCGGCAGCGTCCGCGACGGGCAGAACGCGAACTACGCCTACCGCTTCAACCCGGACGGGCAGCGGCAGCAGCACGAGGTCTCGTACGTGCACGGCTTCGGCCTGCAGCACACGCTCTCGAACAACGTGTTCTACGAGCTGAACCTGCGCCAGAACGTCTTCAACTTCGCCGACTACCGCTTCGAGAGCCTGGGCACGCTGCCCGAGACGGGCACCCGGTTCGCGCTCCCGGACGACTCGCCGTACGCCGCCGCGGGCCGCCCGATCGGGTCGCAGAACTTCGGAAATGGCGCCATCATCCAGGGCAACGACCTCGGGCGCTTCGTGCAGCGGACGAACGCGCTCGTGGCGAAGGGCGCGATGACGGCGCAGGTCACGAACGTGCACCTCATCAAGGGCGGCTTCGAGGTCCAGCGCTCCGACGTCGAGTTCGGCACGCCGGGCTCGGTCCGCGCGCTCGTCATCGACGGCGTGCAGCGCCTCGGCGTGCTGCGCGACACGCTGGGCGCCCAGGTGATCGACTTCCAGCCCGTCCAGGGCGCCGCGTTCGTCCAGGACCGCATCGAGTGGGGCGACCTGCGCGTGCGGGCCGGCCTGCGGATGGAGTTCTTCGACGCCAACGCGACCGTCCCGAGCGACCTCCAGAACCCGGCCAACTCCATCGACGGCGCCCCCGAGTCGGTCCCGGTGGACACGACGCCGAAGGTGGTGTTCGCGCCGCGCCTCGGCGTCTCATTCCCCTTCCTCGACCGCGCCTCGCTGTTCTTTTCGTACGGCCACTTCTACCAGCTCCCCGGCCTCGGGACGTTCTTCAACAACGCCGACTACTCGGTGCTGCGCGACCTCCAGCAGGGCAACGAGGGCAGCCAGGGCATCCTCGGCAATCCGGACCTCGACCCCGAGTTCACGGCCCAGTACGAGTTCGGCTTCAAGAGCCAGGTCACGCGCGACCTCGGCCTCGACGTGAGCCTGTTCTACAAGGACATCCGGAGCCTGCTCGGCGTCGAGTTCATCCAGACCTACACGGCGGCGCAGTACGCCCGCTGGACCAACGTCGACTTCGGCAACGTGCGGGGCTTCACGGTCTCGGTCAACCAGCGCAACCTCGGCCCGCTCTCGACGACGCTGGACTACTCGTTCCAGATCGCGACCGGCAACACGTCCGACCCGCGGGAGACTTTCAACCGTGTCCAGGGCGGCGACGACGCGCTCCCGCGCGTGGCGCCGTTCAACTGGGACCAGCGGCACACGCTCAACGCGACCGCCATCCTCTCGCAGCCGAACAGCTACAACGTCACGGGCATCCTGCGGATGGGCTCCGGTCAGCCCTACACACCCTCACTGGGCACGGGCTTCGGCGCCAACCTGGAGCCCAACTCGGGCCGCAAGGACCTCTCGGTCACGGTCGACCTCCGCGCCGAGAAGGTGCTCAGCATCGGGCCGGGCGGGGGCTCCGCCTTCCTCCGCGTCTTCAACGTGTTCGACAGCTACTACCAGAACGGCTTCGTCTACGCCGACACCGGCAGCCCGTACTACACGCTCAACCCCGAGACGCAGCTCAATCCCAACCCGGGTCGGTTCGCGGCCCCGCGCCGGATCGAGATCGGCCTCTCCGTCAACCTCGCGCGTCCCACCCGCCGCTGA